A region from the Aphis gossypii isolate Hap1 chromosome 1, ASM2018417v2, whole genome shotgun sequence genome encodes:
- the LOC114129797 gene encoding uncharacterized protein LOC114129797, which yields MWKISFLFIILPLIVYGASDNNNVQMTRTSIKVARNLDPDAMETLEVKTRTGDIATIVVKKRDGRQQFTESTPKPDLQLVSISNGNTPKVPDPVVIRSDSVYVKNQKDEEKKSRSLFHVDSDGIPVITGVREPDDENDTQVWRNARVINGILVPNTNKTNQHVVKEEHKPVAPMFNGVWQVYKKKPEPEKTQPIIDNEQQHFTAQRDTYDEKYMTDKILGYIKNINGNILGNDRTSRMLEPKMEARVLHAPSISVFPNSAAYSPKTVSRLSFEESARTPVLQYAHPELGVQAAKYEPPVPVPVAAIEENQRDGRRQQALSYFGHDIHADRSPYAFEPGLEKESRVKVPKKYTPHYSLPEKQGKYGPSYYINDEASFWTLMKNKMKTSFDQMSDLTRPVVDPLVEATHKITGNLGFGNGNRELTNVVKEKLGMVATPSILLPALGLVAGGAALGLGAVAVGRYLDYDVVKMRNNDDIIEFQRSLNRSYQPVLIQPAEEIGNKDTKTEKEDKPLNRKRRSLYYKKGKPYTNRKIRKVKVTLKTI from the exons atgtgGAAAATATCAttcttgtttattatattacctctTATTGTTTACGGTGCTTccgataacaataatgttcAAATGACAAGAACATCTATTAAAGTAGCCAGAAATCTAGATCCCGATGCTATGGAAACATTGGAAGTAAAAACTCGAACGGGAGATATTGCTACCATAGTTGTAAAAAAACGGGATGGTAGACAGCAATTTACAGAATCAACACCCAAACCAGACTTACAGTTGGTATCAATAAGTAATGGAAATACACCTAAAGTACCAGATCCTGTAGTCATACGATCGGATTCGGTCTAtgttaaaaaccaaaaagacgaagaaaaaaaatctagaagTCTTTTTCATGTTGATTCCGACGGTATACCTGTTATTACTGGAGTTAGAGAACCCGACGATGAAAATGACACACAGGTTTGGAGAAACGCAAGAGTTATCAATGGTATTTTAGTtccaaatacaaataaaactaaccAACACGTAGTAAAAGAAGAACATAAACCAGTTGCTCCAATGTTCAATGGCGTTTggcaagtatataaaaaaaaacctgagCCAGAAAAAACACAGCCTATTATTGACAACGAACAGCAACATTTTACGGCACAACGAGATACGTACGacgaaaaatatatgacaGATAAGATCCTtgggtacataaaaaatataaacggaAACATTTTAGGAAATGACCGCACATCCAGGATGTTAGAGCCGAAAATGGAAGCCCGCGTTTTACATGCGCCAAGTATAAGTGTTTTCCCAAATTCTGCCGCATATTCTCCAAAGACAGTGTCAAGGTTATCGTTTGAAGAAAGTGCCAGGACCCCCGTTCTGCAATATGCCCATCCAGAATTAGGCGTTCAAGCGGCAAAATATGAACCACCTGTTCCTGTTCCTGTTGCTGCTATAGAGGAAAATCAAAGAGACGGTAGAAGACAACAAGCACTTTCATATTTTGGTCATGATATTCATGCAGATAGGAGTCCTTACGCATTCGAACCTGGTTTAGAAAAAGAGTCAAGAGTAAAGGTTCCTAAGAAATACACTCCGCATTATAGTTTACCCGAAAAACAGGGAAAATATGGccctagttattatattaacgatGAAGCATCGTTTTGGAccctaatgaaaaataaaatgaaaactagTTTCGATCAGATGTCCGATTTAACGAGACCCGTAGTCGATCCATTAGTAGAAGCTACACACAAGATTACAGGGAATTTAGGTTTCGGAAACGGAAACCGTGAACTCACTAATGTAGTCAAAGAAAAGCTTGGTATGGTAGCCACGCCATCGATCTTGTTACCTGCACTGGGTTTGGTAGCCGGAGGAGCAGCTTTAGGACTAGGTGCAGTAGCAGTGGGAAG GTACCTCGATTATGACGTAGTAAAAATGagaaataatgatgatataataGAGTTCCAACGATCATTAAATAGATCTTATCAACCAGTTTTAATACAACCTGCAGAAGAAATAGGAAACAAAGACACGAAAACTGAAAAAGAAGATAAACCTCTAAATAGAAAAAGAAGGTCGTTGTATTACAAAAAAGGAAAACCATATACAAATCGTAAAATTAGAAAAGTTAAAGTAActctaaaaacaatatag
- the LOC114129796 gene encoding uncharacterized protein LOC114129796 isoform X1 → MKKVLLWLLIFVCHSHQMPQLDVDVFTTTETTDTTTENTIENTKNFSRVTEETRSLEKISRVTEETKSFEKISLVTEATAVSVQTSVNFSSYKPSVVFEDFKPSNYYRPDGNPIFERPSPQFTHEIFHKPEYFARPNKQTYQLPPKSSESNVVFPQASQEHYSQYSHPDNRSNGPESRGPHTFAEVSPQPQSKPMKHDFGGAQHASAYDNFYERHFGKYHVNEMSQYSDIMHGPPKVYHSVTSHKKDPWKSMLKVLATILPVGLLLASFPPTVIKVDSKQYPYQFQKNSTTFSPNIITGRYKALREMSPGSKIDGEDKSPGYLNDCLKKKICETLKSNYSHSELETLHQNYKLNWTADNSPAMVEIANTAASADPESCQVFVCSD, encoded by the exons atgaaaaag GTTTTACTTTGGCTATTGATCTTCGTCTGTCATTCTCATCAGATGCCACAGCTCGACGTAGACGTATTTACTACAACAGAGACGACCGATACTACCACCGAAAATACCATCGAAAACACCAAGAACTTTTCACGAGTTACCGAAGAAACCAGaagtttggaaaaaatttcACGAGTTACCGAAGAGAccaaaagttttgaaaaaatttcacTAGTTACCGAAGCCACTGCGGTTTCAGTTCAAACGTCCGTTAACTTTTCGTCGTACAAACCGAGTGTGGTTTTCGAAGACTTCAAGCCCAGCAATTATTATAGGCCCGACGGTAATCCTATATTCGAAAGGCCTAGTCCACAATTCACGCACGAAATTTTCCATAAACCCGAATACTTCGCAAGACCCAATAAACAGACGTACCAATTACCACCGAAATCTAGCGAAAGTAATGTAGTTTTCCCCCAAGCTTCTCAAGAACATTATTCCCAATATTCACATCCCGACAATCGATCAAACGGACCGGAGTCCAGGGGCCCGCATACGTTCGCCGAAGTCTCACCTCAACCGCAGTCCAAGCCGATGAAACACGATTTCGGCGGGGCACAGCATGCCAGCGCTTACGACAACTTCTACGAAAGGCATTTCGGCAAATACCATGTGAACGAGATGTCACAATATTCGGACATAATGCACGGACCGCCAAAAGTTTATCACAGCGTCACGTCTCATAAAAAAGACCCTTGGAAGAGCATGCTCAAGGTGTTGGCCACTATCCTGCCGGTTGGTCTGTTGCTCGCTTCTTTTCCGCCGACCGTTATCAAAGTGGATTCCAAGCAATACCCCTACCA GTTCCAAAAGAATTCGACAACATTCAgtccaaatattattactggtAGGTATAAGGCATTAAGAGAGATGAGCCCGGGATCAAAAATTGACGGAGAAGACAAATCGCCTGGATATTTAAAcgattgtttaaaaaagaaaatatgcgAAACCCTAAAGAGTAACTATTCGCATAGTGAACTGGAAACTCTGCATCAAAACTATAAGTTAAA TTGGACCGCGGACAATAGCCCGGCGATGGTGGAAATCGCAAACACAGCCGCGTCCGCAGACCCGGAATCGTGTCAAGTATTCGTTTGCAGTGATTGA
- the LOC114129796 gene encoding uncharacterized protein LOC114129796 isoform X2 — MPQLDVDVFTTTETTDTTTENTIENTKNFSRVTEETRSLEKISRVTEETKSFEKISLVTEATAVSVQTSVNFSSYKPSVVFEDFKPSNYYRPDGNPIFERPSPQFTHEIFHKPEYFARPNKQTYQLPPKSSESNVVFPQASQEHYSQYSHPDNRSNGPESRGPHTFAEVSPQPQSKPMKHDFGGAQHASAYDNFYERHFGKYHVNEMSQYSDIMHGPPKVYHSVTSHKKDPWKSMLKVLATILPVGLLLASFPPTVIKVDSKQYPYQFQKNSTTFSPNIITGRYKALREMSPGSKIDGEDKSPGYLNDCLKKKICETLKSNYSHSELETLHQNYKLNWTADNSPAMVEIANTAASADPESCQVFVCSD; from the exons ATGCCACAGCTCGACGTAGACGTATTTACTACAACAGAGACGACCGATACTACCACCGAAAATACCATCGAAAACACCAAGAACTTTTCACGAGTTACCGAAGAAACCAGaagtttggaaaaaatttcACGAGTTACCGAAGAGAccaaaagttttgaaaaaatttcacTAGTTACCGAAGCCACTGCGGTTTCAGTTCAAACGTCCGTTAACTTTTCGTCGTACAAACCGAGTGTGGTTTTCGAAGACTTCAAGCCCAGCAATTATTATAGGCCCGACGGTAATCCTATATTCGAAAGGCCTAGTCCACAATTCACGCACGAAATTTTCCATAAACCCGAATACTTCGCAAGACCCAATAAACAGACGTACCAATTACCACCGAAATCTAGCGAAAGTAATGTAGTTTTCCCCCAAGCTTCTCAAGAACATTATTCCCAATATTCACATCCCGACAATCGATCAAACGGACCGGAGTCCAGGGGCCCGCATACGTTCGCCGAAGTCTCACCTCAACCGCAGTCCAAGCCGATGAAACACGATTTCGGCGGGGCACAGCATGCCAGCGCTTACGACAACTTCTACGAAAGGCATTTCGGCAAATACCATGTGAACGAGATGTCACAATATTCGGACATAATGCACGGACCGCCAAAAGTTTATCACAGCGTCACGTCTCATAAAAAAGACCCTTGGAAGAGCATGCTCAAGGTGTTGGCCACTATCCTGCCGGTTGGTCTGTTGCTCGCTTCTTTTCCGCCGACCGTTATCAAAGTGGATTCCAAGCAATACCCCTACCA GTTCCAAAAGAATTCGACAACATTCAgtccaaatattattactggtAGGTATAAGGCATTAAGAGAGATGAGCCCGGGATCAAAAATTGACGGAGAAGACAAATCGCCTGGATATTTAAAcgattgtttaaaaaagaaaatatgcgAAACCCTAAAGAGTAACTATTCGCATAGTGAACTGGAAACTCTGCATCAAAACTATAAGTTAAA TTGGACCGCGGACAATAGCCCGGCGATGGTGGAAATCGCAAACACAGCCGCGTCCGCAGACCCGGAATCGTGTCAAGTATTCGTTTGCAGTGATTGA
- the LOC114129800 gene encoding uncharacterized protein LOC114129800 isoform X2 — MQTPVSVLVCLLLFVSRSVSGHKVDEHRVEIFGADGVDQNEGKLRDIKPESVLMGLAKTLIGGKSGAASGQSLSLNMSNLVLMLVLRGLIWGVSYMQNGGGIKEARNEDSNSSAVGGPFQDMVTETDVMLFLGYLVADESGRYECLNRVACEQPERAESYFRTAEMVWKTAKMFDDVISLDSKYEKTLTRLQEAIENGMTNGDCELKYKCLGSTANDTFKV, encoded by the exons ATGCAGACGCCGGTGTCCGTGCTCGTGTGCTTACTGCTGTTTGTGTCTCGATCAGTTTCTGGACATAAGGTCGATGAACATCGTGTGGAGATCTTCGGTGCTGACGGTGTTGACCAAAACGAGGGCAAACTACGAGATATAAAACCGGAGTCGGTGTTAATGGGTCTTGCAAAGACGTTAATCGGTGGCAAATCGGGAGCGGCGAGTGGtcaa TCGCTAAGCTTGAACATGTCGAACTTAGTACTGATGTTAGTGCTCAGGGGTCTGATATGGGGCGTGTCGTACATGCAAAACGGCGGTGGCATCAAAGAAGCACGAAATGAGGATTCGAACTCGAGCGCGGTCGGAGGACCGTTCCAGGACATGGTAACCGAAACCGATGTGATGCTGTTCCTTGGATATCTGGTGGCCGACGAGTCGGGCCGATACGAATGTCTAAATCGCGTGGCGTGCGAGCAACCGGAACGAGCGGAGAGTTATTTCAGGACCGCTGAAATGGTCTGGAAAACCGCGAAAATGTTTGACGA tGTGATATCGTTGGACTCGAAGTATGAAAAAACGTTGACTCGATTGCAAGAAGCCATCGAAAACGGAATGACAAATGGAGATTGTGAGTTGAAGTATAAATGCTTAGGATCGACTGCTAACGATACCTTCAAAGTTTAA
- the LOC114129800 gene encoding uncharacterized protein LOC114129800 isoform X1 has translation MQTPVSVLVCLLLFVSRSVSGHKVDEHRVEIFGADGVDQNEGKLRDIKPESVLMGLAKTLIGGKSGAASGQNHYCIDRDVYQRSGRGFCKLSSLTTLSSPCKFFKMANGFCDLPDILSLSLNMSNLVLMLVLRGLIWGVSYMQNGGGIKEARNEDSNSSAVGGPFQDMVTETDVMLFLGYLVADESGRYECLNRVACEQPERAESYFRTAEMVWKTAKMFDDVISLDSKYEKTLTRLQEAIENGMTNGDCELKYKCLGSTANDTFKV, from the exons ATGCAGACGCCGGTGTCCGTGCTCGTGTGCTTACTGCTGTTTGTGTCTCGATCAGTTTCTGGACATAAGGTCGATGAACATCGTGTGGAGATCTTCGGTGCTGACGGTGTTGACCAAAACGAGGGCAAACTACGAGATATAAAACCGGAGTCGGTGTTAATGGGTCTTGCAAAGACGTTAATCGGTGGCAAATCGGGAGCGGCGAGTGGtcaa aaTCACTACTGTATAGATCGTGATGTATACCAGAGGTCAGGCCGGGGTTTCTGCAAATTGTCCTCTCTGACCACTTTGTCCAGCCCCTGTAAATTTTTCAAGATGGCCAACGGATTTTGCGATCTCCCCGACATCTTg TCGCTAAGCTTGAACATGTCGAACTTAGTACTGATGTTAGTGCTCAGGGGTCTGATATGGGGCGTGTCGTACATGCAAAACGGCGGTGGCATCAAAGAAGCACGAAATGAGGATTCGAACTCGAGCGCGGTCGGAGGACCGTTCCAGGACATGGTAACCGAAACCGATGTGATGCTGTTCCTTGGATATCTGGTGGCCGACGAGTCGGGCCGATACGAATGTCTAAATCGCGTGGCGTGCGAGCAACCGGAACGAGCGGAGAGTTATTTCAGGACCGCTGAAATGGTCTGGAAAACCGCGAAAATGTTTGACGA tGTGATATCGTTGGACTCGAAGTATGAAAAAACGTTGACTCGATTGCAAGAAGCCATCGAAAACGGAATGACAAATGGAGATTGTGAGTTGAAGTATAAATGCTTAGGATCGACTGCTAACGATACCTTCAAAGTTTAA
- the LOC114129799 gene encoding uncharacterized protein LOC114129799 isoform X1, with product MQPTGIASVCLLLLASRAAGHAIGENRGEDYDDSTGIGTDRKRDEAHQPRVLDMESIFAGFAKSMIGRTGSTSSQNQHCINPGVKKRSTGQGFCKMSSLTTLSSPCQFFKMALGLCDLPDILMLSLNMSNVVLMLVLKGLIWGASYMQGNGGKGRKEGPDAAGLTGGGLLQDVVNETDLLLFLGYLVADESGRYDCLNRVACEQPARAESYLKSAEMVWKTAKLLDPVVPVDAKYERMLIKLQEAIEDGRADGDCQAKYKCSEPTSNEDNFNLI from the exons ATGCAACCGACAGGAATCGCGTCCGTGTGTCTGCTGTTGCTGGCGAGCCGCGCGGCGGGACACGCGATCGGCGAAAACCGCGGAGAGGACTACGACGACTCGACCGGAATCGGCACAGACCGCAAGAGAGACGAGGCGCATCAGCCGAGGGTTTTGGACATGGAGTCGATATTTGCGGGTTTCGCCAAGTCGATGATCGGCCGGACTGGATCTACCAGTAGTCAA aaCCAGCACTGTATAAATCCGGGTGTAAAAAAGAGGTCCACCGGCCAGGGTTTCTGCAAAATGTCTTCCCTGACCACCTTGTCCAGTCCCTGTCAGTTTTTCAAGATGGCCCTCGGATTATGCGATCTACCCGACATTTTG ATGCTCAGCTTAAACATGTCGAACGTGGTACTGATGCTGGTTCTCAAAGGACTGATCTGGGGAGCCTCGTATATGCAGGGCAACGGTGGCAAAGGTCGGAAGGAAGGGCCGGATGCGGCGGGCTTGACCGGTGGCGGACTCCTGCAGGACGTGGTCAACGAGACGGATTTACTGTTGTTCCTTGGATATTTGGTTGCCGATGAGTCAGGTCGCTATGACTGTCTGAACCGCGTGGCGTGTGAGCAACCGGCCAGGGCGGAGAGTTACCTGAAGAGCGCCGAAATGGTCTGGAAAACGGCGAAATTATTGGACCC agTGGTGCCGGTGGACGCGAAATACGAGCGAATGTTGATCAAGTTGCAAGAAGCCATTGAAGACGGTAGGGCAGACGGAGATTGTCAGGCCAAATACAAATGTTCCGAGCCGACCAGCAACGAGGATAACTTTAACCTGATTTAA
- the LOC114129799 gene encoding uncharacterized protein LOC114129799 isoform X2, with the protein MQPTGIASVCLLLLASRAAGHAIGENRGEDYDDSTGIGTDRKRDEAHQPRVLDMESIFAGFAKSMIGRTGSTSSQMLSLNMSNVVLMLVLKGLIWGASYMQGNGGKGRKEGPDAAGLTGGGLLQDVVNETDLLLFLGYLVADESGRYDCLNRVACEQPARAESYLKSAEMVWKTAKLLDPVVPVDAKYERMLIKLQEAIEDGRADGDCQAKYKCSEPTSNEDNFNLI; encoded by the exons ATGCAACCGACAGGAATCGCGTCCGTGTGTCTGCTGTTGCTGGCGAGCCGCGCGGCGGGACACGCGATCGGCGAAAACCGCGGAGAGGACTACGACGACTCGACCGGAATCGGCACAGACCGCAAGAGAGACGAGGCGCATCAGCCGAGGGTTTTGGACATGGAGTCGATATTTGCGGGTTTCGCCAAGTCGATGATCGGCCGGACTGGATCTACCAGTAGTCAA ATGCTCAGCTTAAACATGTCGAACGTGGTACTGATGCTGGTTCTCAAAGGACTGATCTGGGGAGCCTCGTATATGCAGGGCAACGGTGGCAAAGGTCGGAAGGAAGGGCCGGATGCGGCGGGCTTGACCGGTGGCGGACTCCTGCAGGACGTGGTCAACGAGACGGATTTACTGTTGTTCCTTGGATATTTGGTTGCCGATGAGTCAGGTCGCTATGACTGTCTGAACCGCGTGGCGTGTGAGCAACCGGCCAGGGCGGAGAGTTACCTGAAGAGCGCCGAAATGGTCTGGAAAACGGCGAAATTATTGGACCC agTGGTGCCGGTGGACGCGAAATACGAGCGAATGTTGATCAAGTTGCAAGAAGCCATTGAAGACGGTAGGGCAGACGGAGATTGTCAGGCCAAATACAAATGTTCCGAGCCGACCAGCAACGAGGATAACTTTAACCTGATTTAA